One Edaphobacter lichenicola DNA window includes the following coding sequences:
- a CDS encoding trypsin-like peptidase domain-containing protein, with protein MDTPKNTSSTLLERVRTHRLTTTFTLLATLSVGILAGSILTRNVSGKEQSEVNSTDAKPLVIPSPVALSNGFSQIVKQVGPAVVNINTEELPKPSSNKRRRGGQRLPQPSDPNGGGDDDSQQSPGDMQDFFNRFFGGGQGGDDSDGGAAGERRALGSGFIVDPRGYIITNNHVVDKADKIYVKLSTDPDGGPGDEGRPATVIGVDKDTDIAVIKIDTKEPLPTIKLGNSDGAQVGDWVLAIGSPFALSKTVTAGIISAKNRSIDEPSPNGVSQTQFQRFIQTDAAINPGNSGGPLVDMAGQVVGMNTAIYTQSMGSQGVGFAMPANIIASVYNMLIGPEHKVVRGSIGIQFQVAQSSAVNRVYGFSSGVIVGVVTPNGGAAKAGIQAGDVIVSIDGRNIKDGDDLVNDISARHVGSTVKLGYLRDGKQNTANVTIGDRAKTYADITGQPDDTSTPQETDAGEGKLGITVSAIPASLSSKVGIKGGVIVTNVRPGSFADEIGLGKGTIITAINRKPVTDETSYRAIVSTLKSKDDVVFVIQSPIQKNLNSYVGGTLP; from the coding sequence ATGGACACACCGAAGAACACATCCTCCACTCTGCTCGAACGCGTCCGCACCCACCGCCTCACCACGACGTTCACCCTTCTTGCCACATTGTCGGTCGGCATACTCGCCGGTTCCATCCTCACGCGCAATGTCAGCGGCAAAGAGCAGTCTGAGGTCAACTCTACCGACGCCAAGCCTCTCGTCATTCCCTCTCCAGTCGCGCTTTCCAACGGCTTCTCCCAGATCGTCAAGCAAGTCGGACCCGCCGTCGTCAATATCAATACCGAAGAGCTCCCCAAGCCCTCATCGAACAAGCGCAGACGTGGCGGCCAGCGCCTGCCGCAGCCAAGCGACCCGAACGGCGGCGGCGACGACGACAGCCAGCAGTCCCCAGGCGACATGCAGGACTTTTTCAACCGTTTCTTCGGTGGTGGCCAGGGCGGCGACGATAGCGACGGCGGTGCTGCCGGCGAACGCCGCGCGCTCGGTTCCGGCTTCATCGTTGATCCTCGCGGCTACATCATCACCAACAACCACGTCGTCGACAAAGCCGACAAGATCTACGTGAAGCTCTCCACCGACCCGGATGGCGGTCCCGGCGACGAAGGCCGTCCCGCCACTGTAATCGGCGTCGATAAAGATACCGACATCGCCGTCATCAAGATCGACACCAAAGAACCGCTCCCCACCATCAAGCTCGGCAACTCCGACGGCGCACAGGTCGGCGACTGGGTCCTCGCCATCGGCAGCCCCTTCGCCCTCTCGAAGACCGTCACCGCCGGCATCATCTCTGCCAAGAACCGTAGCATCGACGAGCCCAGCCCCAACGGCGTCTCCCAAACCCAGTTCCAGCGCTTCATCCAGACCGACGCCGCCATCAATCCCGGTAACTCCGGCGGCCCGCTGGTCGACATGGCCGGCCAGGTCGTTGGCATGAACACCGCCATCTACACCCAGTCAATGGGTTCTCAGGGTGTCGGATTCGCGATGCCCGCCAACATCATTGCAAGCGTCTACAACATGCTCATCGGACCCGAACATAAGGTCGTTCGCGGCTCCATCGGCATCCAGTTCCAGGTGGCCCAGTCCTCTGCCGTCAATCGCGTGTATGGCTTCTCGAGCGGCGTCATCGTCGGCGTAGTCACACCCAACGGTGGCGCGGCAAAAGCCGGCATCCAGGCAGGCGACGTCATCGTCTCGATCGATGGTCGCAATATCAAAGACGGCGACGATCTGGTCAACGACATCTCAGCCCGTCATGTCGGCTCGACTGTAAAACTCGGCTACCTCCGCGACGGCAAGCAGAATACCGCAAATGTAACCATCGGAGATCGCGCCAAGACATACGCCGATATCACCGGCCAGCCCGACGACACCTCTACCCCACAGGAGACCGACGCAGGAGAAGGCAAGCTCGGCATTACCGTCTCGGCAATCCCGGCCTCCTTGTCATCCAAGGTGGGGATCAAGGGTGGCGTCATCGTCACCAACGTCCGCCCCGGCTCCTTCGCAGACGAGATTGGCCTCGGCAAAGGAACCATCATCACCGCAATCAATCGCAAACCAGTCACAGATGAGACCAGCTATCGCGCCATCGTATCCACCCTCAAGTCCAAGGACGACGTCGTCTTTGTGATTCAGTCCCCCATCCAGAAAAACCTCAACTCCTACGTAGGTGGCACACTGCCGTAG
- a CDS encoding flagellar motor switch protein FliM: protein MGKQLGQGDIDALFAAAGANASAQSEGAEAEVPLEQYDFSSAGQISNDQMRAISSVNDLFARNLMHTLGAWLRTPFKMKLVAGEQLPFSEFLERLSSPNYICSIRLEPLGAVGLLELELALASPIVDVLLGGVGRAWPARELTDIEDAILTSVVQMTVQELNLAWQSVGLEFVFEKRESEAAVARMLTSGEKTLCVSFEARMPEAQGAMNICLPAVVLNAILRRLISEGDRPKRRSKEAQARMRQLMGEVKFGAALQFPSMRLRVSELTALEPGMVLRLPLAKHAISELRVGGLQLGRAHPVRTGEHRGAQLEGEIESEDLSSVLETQSAAETMSVN, encoded by the coding sequence ATGGGAAAGCAGCTTGGGCAGGGAGATATCGATGCACTGTTCGCGGCGGCTGGCGCGAATGCTTCGGCGCAGTCTGAGGGTGCTGAAGCCGAGGTGCCGCTGGAGCAGTATGACTTCAGCAGCGCGGGACAGATCAGCAACGATCAGATGCGAGCGATCAGTTCGGTGAACGATCTGTTTGCGAGGAACTTGATGCACACCCTGGGGGCGTGGTTGAGGACTCCGTTCAAGATGAAACTGGTCGCGGGGGAGCAGCTTCCTTTCAGTGAGTTTCTGGAACGACTCTCTTCTCCGAACTACATCTGTTCGATTCGGCTGGAGCCACTGGGAGCGGTCGGGTTGCTGGAGCTGGAGCTGGCGCTGGCATCGCCGATCGTGGATGTTCTGCTGGGTGGGGTAGGGCGAGCGTGGCCGGCGCGGGAGTTGACCGATATTGAAGACGCGATTCTGACGTCGGTTGTGCAGATGACGGTGCAGGAGCTGAACCTGGCTTGGCAGTCGGTCGGGTTGGAGTTCGTCTTTGAGAAGCGAGAGTCGGAGGCGGCGGTGGCCCGGATGTTGACCTCTGGCGAGAAGACGCTGTGCGTGAGCTTCGAGGCGCGTATGCCTGAGGCTCAGGGAGCGATGAATATCTGTCTGCCGGCGGTTGTTCTGAATGCGATTCTGCGGCGGTTGATCTCTGAGGGGGATCGTCCAAAGAGGCGATCGAAGGAGGCGCAGGCAAGGATGCGCCAGCTGATGGGTGAGGTAAAGTTCGGCGCTGCTCTGCAGTTTCCCTCGATGCGGCTTCGAGTGAGTGAGTTGACGGCCCTGGAGCCGGGAATGGTCCTGCGTCTCCCGTTGGCGAAACACGCTATCTCCGAGTTGCGGGTTGGTGGCTTGCAGCTTGGGAGAGCGCATCCGGTGAGGACTGGCGAACATCGCGGGGCTCAGCTGGAGGGCGAGATCGAGAGTGAAGACCTAAGCAGCGTTTTGGAGACTCAGAGCGCGGCCGAGACGATGAGTGTGAACTAG
- the flhA gene encoding flagellar biosynthesis protein FlhA yields the protein MAKLQTLMLPVAAISMVFVMIMPVPSVVLDILLAASITASVIVFLTAVQVRRAVDFSVFPTLLLLLTLFRLSLNLASSRRILLHGQEGTHAAGAVIEAFGQFVVGGNYVVGLVLFLALIAIQFLVVSHGAVRTAEVTARFTLDALPGKQMAIDADMNAGLIDEQGARKRRQAIAREAEFYGAMDGAAKFNQRDSLATILITAINIVAGLLIGVLQHGTDLATAVKTYTILTVGDGLVTMIPSLLVSIAGGMVLTRASSAGSLDEELGTQLLKGRNTLWIACGVLLGLALIPGLPKLSFVLLAVGVGLIARRLPAAKDASLLLAEEAAEANAKGDKAKAGDAAKGENLASLLKMDELTLEIGFQLIPMVDEKQGGQMLNRVRALRRHLATELGFIVPPIHITDNLRLKPREYVVSLRGIEIARWQTEQNWLLAVNSDPKARVLPGVETKEPAFGVQARWIQPGLEEQALAAGYSVVDQTTVIGTHLGELIRRHAHELLGRQEVKRLLDSLNESHPKLVEELVPKLMTLGEVQKVLQQLLREQVSIRDLGAILEILVEAAQQSKNVVHLVESVRQSLGRGLVHSLLDNEGGLKVLVLDPELESELQQTFDPQGAGLLLGDGARPAGMRSDFLKRLVESVKRLTGGASTSALPVLLCPSPARYHVRRWLEPFLPKVTVLAPGEIPPEIRVRSIGTVG from the coding sequence ATGGCGAAGCTGCAGACGTTGATGCTGCCGGTGGCCGCTATCAGCATGGTGTTCGTCATGATTATGCCGGTGCCGAGCGTGGTGCTGGATATCTTGCTGGCCGCCTCGATTACGGCTTCGGTGATTGTGTTTTTGACGGCGGTGCAGGTGCGGAGAGCGGTGGATTTTTCCGTGTTTCCTACGCTGCTCTTGCTGCTGACACTGTTTCGACTGTCGTTGAACCTGGCTTCGAGCCGCAGGATCCTGCTGCATGGTCAGGAGGGAACACACGCTGCCGGCGCAGTAATTGAAGCGTTTGGGCAGTTTGTTGTGGGCGGGAACTATGTGGTCGGGCTGGTGCTGTTTCTTGCGCTGATCGCGATTCAGTTTCTTGTGGTGAGCCACGGTGCGGTGAGAACTGCGGAAGTTACGGCGCGGTTCACTCTCGATGCTCTGCCGGGTAAACAGATGGCGATCGATGCGGACATGAACGCTGGTCTGATCGATGAGCAGGGAGCGAGGAAGCGGAGACAGGCCATTGCACGGGAGGCTGAGTTCTACGGCGCGATGGATGGTGCGGCGAAGTTCAACCAGCGGGACTCGCTGGCGACGATCCTGATCACGGCGATCAACATTGTGGCAGGGTTGTTGATCGGAGTGTTGCAGCATGGCACGGATCTTGCGACGGCCGTGAAGACTTACACCATTCTGACCGTGGGCGATGGCCTGGTGACGATGATTCCCAGCCTGCTGGTTTCGATTGCGGGCGGCATGGTGTTGACGCGGGCTTCGTCTGCGGGGTCGCTCGATGAAGAGCTGGGAACGCAGCTTCTGAAGGGGCGCAACACGCTGTGGATCGCCTGCGGCGTGCTGCTTGGACTGGCTCTGATTCCTGGACTGCCGAAGCTGTCGTTTGTGTTGCTGGCGGTTGGGGTTGGGTTGATTGCGCGGCGACTGCCTGCGGCGAAGGACGCCTCTCTGCTGTTGGCGGAGGAGGCGGCTGAAGCGAATGCGAAGGGTGACAAGGCGAAGGCGGGGGATGCGGCGAAGGGCGAGAATCTGGCTTCGTTGCTGAAGATGGATGAGCTGACGCTGGAGATCGGATTCCAGCTAATTCCGATGGTGGATGAGAAGCAGGGCGGGCAGATGCTCAACCGCGTTCGCGCGCTGCGGAGGCATCTGGCGACCGAGCTTGGATTTATCGTTCCACCGATTCATATCACGGACAACCTGCGGCTGAAGCCTCGGGAGTATGTGGTGAGTCTTCGCGGGATTGAGATTGCGCGATGGCAGACGGAGCAGAACTGGTTGCTTGCGGTGAACTCGGATCCGAAGGCGCGTGTGCTGCCTGGTGTTGAGACGAAGGAGCCGGCGTTTGGCGTGCAGGCACGGTGGATTCAGCCGGGGCTGGAGGAGCAGGCGTTGGCTGCGGGCTACTCGGTGGTGGACCAGACGACAGTGATTGGAACGCACCTTGGCGAGTTGATCCGCCGACATGCGCATGAGCTGCTGGGACGGCAGGAGGTGAAGCGTCTGCTGGACAGCCTCAATGAGAGTCATCCGAAGCTGGTGGAAGAGCTGGTGCCGAAGCTGATGACGCTGGGCGAGGTTCAGAAGGTCTTGCAGCAACTGCTTCGGGAGCAGGTCTCGATTCGCGACCTGGGGGCGATCCTCGAGATTCTGGTGGAGGCGGCGCAGCAGTCGAAGAACGTGGTGCACCTGGTGGAGAGTGTGCGGCAGTCGCTGGGGAGAGGGCTGGTGCACTCTCTGCTGGATAACGAGGGCGGCCTGAAGGTGCTGGTGCTGGATCCGGAGCTGGAGAGCGAGCTGCAGCAGACCTTCGATCCGCAGGGAGCCGGGCTGCTGCTGGGGGATGGCGCGCGTCCGGCGGGGATGCGGTCGGACTTTTTGAAGCGGCTTGTGGAATCTGTGAAACGCCTAACCGGAGGTGCTTCGACCTCGGCACTCCCCGTGCTTCTATGTCCGAGTCCAGCCCGATATCACGTGCGGCGTTGGCTGGAGCCGTTTCTGCCCAAGGTGACGGTGCTGGCGCCAGGAGAGATTCCTCCGGAGATTCGGGTACGGAGCATTGGCACGGTCGGGTAG
- a CDS encoding sigma-70 family RNA polymerase sigma factor, with translation MSTGSSIPIQVGQKLSKGKLTGEQWTSLEAARFDEVTGIAEAGIFAPFTGEGLAAPGDGNATERDLLLMEHLPTVRYLARRIHERLPQHVELDDLVSAGVVGLIDAFTKFDHKKKVQFKSYAQFRIRGAILDSLRTLDWSPRELRRKGRAVEEAIRAVTQRVGRAPSEQEIAREMALTLAEYQALLGDLKGLEIGSLHMERSEDSGDEELAYVPGAPEDDPLFRCLKGEMKQRLADAIDELPEKERMVLTLYYYEELTMKEIGLTLGVVESRVSQIHSSAVLRLRASLASLRPGDSAGVVKAKASKRKAGAR, from the coding sequence ATGAGCACAGGGAGTTCGATTCCGATACAGGTCGGGCAGAAGTTGTCGAAGGGGAAGCTGACGGGCGAGCAGTGGACTTCGCTGGAGGCCGCACGGTTTGACGAGGTGACAGGTATTGCGGAGGCGGGGATATTCGCTCCGTTTACCGGAGAGGGACTGGCAGCACCAGGGGATGGCAACGCGACTGAACGGGACCTGCTTTTGATGGAGCATCTGCCGACGGTGCGCTACCTGGCGCGACGAATCCATGAACGACTGCCTCAGCATGTGGAGTTGGATGACCTGGTCTCGGCCGGTGTTGTGGGCTTGATCGATGCCTTCACGAAGTTTGACCACAAGAAGAAGGTGCAGTTCAAGAGCTATGCGCAGTTCAGGATTCGCGGGGCGATTCTTGATTCGTTGCGGACGCTGGACTGGAGCCCAAGGGAGCTGCGACGGAAGGGCAGGGCGGTCGAAGAGGCGATTCGCGCGGTGACGCAGAGGGTCGGACGAGCGCCGTCGGAACAGGAGATTGCGCGGGAGATGGCGCTGACCCTGGCGGAGTACCAGGCGTTGCTGGGTGATCTGAAGGGGCTCGAGATTGGAAGCCTGCACATGGAGCGGTCGGAGGACTCCGGCGATGAAGAGCTTGCTTATGTTCCTGGTGCGCCGGAGGACGACCCACTGTTTCGCTGCTTGAAGGGGGAGATGAAGCAACGGCTTGCGGATGCGATCGATGAGCTTCCGGAGAAAGAGCGCATGGTGTTGACGCTTTACTACTACGAGGAGCTGACGATGAAAGAGATTGGACTGACGCTGGGCGTGGTGGAGTCGAGGGTCTCGCAGATCCACTCGTCGGCGGTGTTGAGGCTAAGGGCATCGCTCGCGAGTCTGCGGCCGGGAGACTCTGCCGGGGTTGTGAAGGCCAAGGCTTCGAAGCGCAAGGCTGGAGCACGTTGA
- a CDS encoding FliM/FliN family flagellar motor switch protein: MENVTGSDGIAGIDPGIGLLCDIELDATLQFGSRDMPLREVLELGPGDVVELDRHVSEPVDLVVGDRIVARGEVVVVSGNFALRITEVATPQLRLESIRCLF; the protein is encoded by the coding sequence ATGGAGAATGTGACGGGTTCGGATGGGATCGCTGGGATTGATCCGGGAATTGGGTTGTTGTGTGACATTGAGCTGGATGCGACGTTGCAGTTCGGTTCGCGTGATATGCCGTTGCGAGAGGTGCTGGAGCTTGGGCCGGGGGACGTGGTGGAGCTGGATCGTCATGTATCCGAACCGGTGGACCTTGTCGTGGGAGACAGGATCGTGGCTCGGGGCGAGGTGGTTGTCGTCAGCGGCAACTTCGCTCTGCGCATTACTGAAGTGGCTACGCCGCAGCTGAGACTGGAGAGCATTCGATGCCTTTTCTAA
- a CDS encoding peptidoglycan-binding domain-containing protein, whose product MGQRTIDDARATQIQASLIKSGYLSGEASGHWDSQTQTAMQKFQADNGWQTKLIPDSRAIIKLGLGPEQSSKMSTGTPAMTVSDVSPTSGFMQR is encoded by the coding sequence GTGGGACAGCGCACCATCGATGATGCCCGAGCAACCCAGATTCAGGCTTCTCTGATCAAGTCCGGCTATCTCTCCGGCGAGGCATCAGGCCACTGGGACTCCCAGACACAAACGGCGATGCAGAAGTTTCAGGCAGATAACGGCTGGCAGACAAAGTTGATCCCCGACTCCCGAGCCATCATCAAACTAGGACTCGGCCCCGAGCAGAGTTCCAAAATGAGCACCGGCACTCCCGCAATGACTGTCTCCGATGTATCTCCGACCTCAGGTTTCATGCAGCGATAA
- a CDS encoding GspE/PulE/PilB domain-containing protein — MPFLTKKTGAMKVSALMPSALRVGNGVAWQEDEYRPSNELAGFEGYGLPASVGKTAQRRMCGNSECESGWTMPWRNRRRPIFEGQWGCSGRCVLAMVQAAVRRELRDGGASADLSPHRHRVPLGLLMLAQGWITHPQLQKALGAQRENGTGKIGEWLRSECGVEAEQITRGLSMQWGCPVLTTEGFSPEAMALVMPRVFVEKFGLLPLRVAGSRILYIGFADHLDASSALAMEQMTGLKVESGVVEGAQFEAARSRLLACEGVEAKLETAADKDSMAARITAVLEQKQPIAARLVRVHQDYWLRMWLESGTVGRAGNLPVSHEDVKDHVFTIRVQ; from the coding sequence ATGCCTTTTCTAACGAAGAAGACGGGAGCGATGAAGGTGAGCGCACTGATGCCGAGTGCCTTGAGGGTAGGGAACGGGGTGGCCTGGCAGGAGGATGAGTACAGGCCGTCGAATGAGCTTGCGGGGTTTGAAGGGTATGGTCTTCCGGCTTCTGTGGGGAAGACGGCGCAGCGGAGGATGTGTGGAAACTCCGAGTGTGAGAGCGGATGGACCATGCCCTGGAGAAATCGGCGCAGGCCGATCTTCGAAGGGCAGTGGGGATGCAGCGGACGGTGTGTGCTCGCGATGGTACAGGCAGCAGTGCGTCGCGAGTTGCGAGACGGAGGAGCGTCGGCAGATTTGTCTCCGCATCGGCATCGGGTTCCGCTTGGCCTGCTGATGCTGGCGCAGGGATGGATTACTCATCCCCAACTTCAGAAAGCATTGGGGGCGCAAAGAGAGAATGGGACAGGGAAGATTGGCGAGTGGCTTCGGAGCGAGTGCGGCGTAGAGGCTGAGCAGATCACTCGCGGATTGAGCATGCAGTGGGGGTGTCCGGTGCTGACGACCGAGGGATTCTCTCCGGAGGCGATGGCTCTGGTGATGCCCAGGGTATTCGTTGAAAAGTTCGGTCTACTGCCGCTGAGAGTTGCGGGCTCACGCATCCTGTATATCGGCTTCGCGGATCATCTGGATGCGTCCTCCGCGCTGGCGATGGAACAGATGACGGGGTTGAAGGTTGAGAGTGGAGTTGTGGAGGGGGCTCAGTTCGAGGCGGCTCGAAGCAGGCTTCTTGCGTGCGAAGGCGTGGAGGCAAAGCTGGAGACAGCCGCGGATAAGGATTCGATGGCTGCACGGATCACCGCGGTGTTAGAACAGAAACAACCGATCGCGGCTCGGCTGGTTCGAGTTCACCAGGACTATTGGCTGAGGATGTGGCTGGAGAGCGGCACAGTGGGAAGAGCAGGGAATCTGCCGGTGTCGCATGAGGACGTGAAAGACCACGTCTTTACCATCCGGGTCCAGTAG
- a CDS encoding amidohydrolase yields the protein MKPFTLTATLLLTTLAQAQNTPPDAIYLHGNILTGAHLRPNDPSPTPAKVQALAIAKGKIVAAGTDAEILKLKSSKTRIIDLHHAFAMPGFNDAHTHMAPAGRQQLSINLDGVKSLAEMQQRIRVYVAKAKPGTWLEGGGWDHTLWPGAKLPTREDIDPITAGHPCILERVDGHIALANSAALAVAGITDETPNPAGAKIDRPDRDPSGPPTGILREPAATNLVFSKIPSPGPEERTKALNLAINDALAHGVTSVQDYSDWEDFLALEELEDAHQLHLRFAEWLPFDKPLEVLKERRASHSPDDPLLHLTMLKGFMDGSLGSRTAALDEPYSDDLNNSGLPRYDQNKLTQLASERAAAGFQLGFHAIGDRANAMALNAFGAADQVATLAPLPANPHTADAHIVTTPPPPDPTPAALRFRVEHAQVLLPEDFDRFSSEGVIASMQPSHLLTDMKWATDRLGPDRVKYAYAWKSFLDHNVTLAFGTDYPVESINPFRGLYAAITRQNEAGTQTFQPQEKISLNEALYAYTQASAFAEFREHQKGRLEPGYLADLIVLDRDITTATPQQLLHTKVLRTIVNGETVYSQSPKPTQSPKPNVGASN from the coding sequence GTGAAACCCTTCACCCTCACCGCCACTCTCCTCCTCACTACCCTCGCCCAGGCGCAAAACACGCCGCCCGACGCCATCTACCTCCACGGAAACATCCTCACCGGTGCCCACCTCCGCCCCAACGACCCCTCCCCCACCCCAGCAAAGGTCCAGGCCCTGGCCATCGCCAAAGGAAAGATCGTAGCCGCCGGCACCGACGCCGAGATTCTCAAACTAAAGTCCTCGAAAACCCGCATCATCGACCTGCACCACGCCTTCGCAATGCCCGGCTTCAACGACGCCCACACCCACATGGCCCCGGCCGGCCGCCAGCAACTCTCCATCAACCTCGACGGAGTCAAATCCCTCGCCGAGATGCAGCAACGCATCCGCGTCTACGTCGCAAAAGCCAAGCCCGGAACCTGGCTCGAAGGCGGCGGCTGGGACCACACCCTCTGGCCCGGAGCCAAGCTCCCCACCCGCGAGGATATCGACCCCATCACCGCCGGCCACCCCTGCATCCTCGAGCGGGTCGACGGCCACATCGCCCTCGCCAACTCCGCCGCCCTCGCCGTCGCCGGCATCACCGACGAGACCCCCAACCCCGCCGGAGCAAAGATTGATCGGCCCGACCGCGATCCCTCCGGCCCTCCCACCGGCATCCTCCGCGAGCCCGCCGCCACCAACCTCGTCTTCAGCAAAATCCCCTCGCCCGGCCCCGAAGAGCGCACCAAAGCCCTCAACCTCGCCATCAACGACGCTCTCGCCCACGGCGTCACCAGCGTCCAGGACTACTCCGACTGGGAAGACTTCCTCGCCCTCGAAGAGTTAGAAGACGCGCACCAGCTCCACCTCCGCTTCGCCGAGTGGCTCCCCTTCGACAAGCCCCTCGAGGTCCTCAAGGAGCGCCGCGCCAGCCACTCCCCGGACGACCCGCTCCTCCACCTCACCATGCTCAAGGGCTTCATGGACGGCTCCCTCGGCTCCCGCACCGCAGCCCTCGACGAGCCCTACTCCGACGACCTCAACAACTCCGGCCTCCCCCGCTACGACCAGAACAAGCTCACCCAACTAGCCTCCGAGCGCGCAGCCGCAGGCTTCCAGCTGGGCTTCCACGCCATCGGCGACCGCGCCAACGCCATGGCCCTCAACGCCTTCGGCGCCGCCGACCAGGTCGCCACCCTAGCCCCGCTACCCGCCAACCCCCATACCGCCGACGCCCACATCGTCACCACTCCACCCCCACCCGACCCCACCCCCGCCGCCCTCCGCTTCCGCGTAGAACATGCCCAGGTCCTGCTTCCCGAAGACTTCGACCGCTTCTCGAGCGAGGGGGTCATCGCCTCGATGCAACCCTCCCACCTCCTCACCGACATGAAGTGGGCCACCGACCGCCTCGGCCCCGACCGCGTGAAGTACGCCTACGCCTGGAAGAGCTTCCTCGACCACAATGTCACCCTCGCCTTCGGCACCGACTACCCAGTGGAGTCCATCAATCCCTTCCGCGGACTCTATGCCGCCATCACCCGCCAGAACGAAGCCGGAACCCAGACCTTCCAGCCACAAGAAAAAATCTCCCTCAACGAAGCCCTCTACGCCTACACCCAGGCCTCTGCCTTCGCCGAGTTTCGCGAGCACCAGAAGGGTCGCCTCGAACCCGGCTACCTCGCCGACCTCATCGTTCTCGACCGCGACATCACCACCGCAACCCCGCAGCAACTGCTCCACACCAAAGTCCTTCGCACCATCGTGAACGGCGAAACCGTCTACTCGCAGTCACCTAAACCCACGCAGTCACCTAAACCCAACGTCGGAGCGAGCAACTAG
- a CDS encoding DMT family transporter, producing MPRRPSATTLAHLLLLAVVIIWGATFVLVKGALQDISPLLFNLLRMALAFIALAIVNHRQLRDINRQSIVSGLIVGLFLAAGYQFQTTGLSRTTAAKSALITGLVVVFVPLFTLIPAIRPQGTPPPRWTTAIGAILAFCGLLLLTTPAGTSWRNLSSSIGAGDLLTLGCAIAFAAHLLSLAHTSRKVPTAQLATLQIGTAALIMAVTLPLGGRPHLTLTPRLVTALVITSLLATAAAFTIQSWAQQHLPPTHTAILLTLEPVFACLTSFLVLHEHLGRRSLLGAALILAGIAFIELFPSEAPIPTYPA from the coding sequence TTGCCCCGCCGACCAAGCGCCACCACCCTGGCCCACCTCTTACTCCTCGCGGTCGTCATCATCTGGGGGGCCACATTCGTTTTAGTAAAAGGTGCGCTCCAGGACATCTCGCCTCTGCTCTTCAACTTGCTCAGAATGGCTCTTGCCTTCATCGCCTTAGCCATCGTGAACCATCGTCAACTCCGCGACATCAACCGCCAAAGCATCGTATCCGGCCTCATCGTCGGCCTCTTCCTCGCCGCCGGATACCAGTTTCAGACCACCGGCCTGTCCCGCACAACCGCGGCGAAATCCGCCCTGATCACCGGTCTGGTCGTCGTCTTCGTCCCTCTCTTCACCCTCATCCCTGCGATTCGCCCGCAAGGGACACCACCTCCGCGCTGGACCACTGCAATCGGAGCCATCCTCGCCTTCTGCGGCCTTCTCCTACTCACAACGCCCGCTGGAACATCCTGGCGGAATCTCTCCAGCAGCATCGGTGCGGGCGATCTACTCACACTGGGCTGCGCCATAGCCTTCGCCGCTCATCTCCTATCGTTGGCTCATACCTCCCGCAAGGTCCCAACCGCCCAACTCGCCACTCTCCAGATCGGAACTGCTGCCCTCATCATGGCCGTCACACTGCCCTTAGGCGGAAGGCCTCATCTCACCCTCACACCTCGGTTAGTCACAGCACTCGTTATCACCAGCCTCCTCGCTACAGCCGCAGCCTTCACCATCCAAAGCTGGGCCCAGCAACATCTCCCCCCCACCCACACCGCGATCCTCCTCACTCTCGAACCCGTCTTCGCCTGCCTTACCTCATTCCTCGTCCTGCACGAACATCTAGGCCGCCGTTCTCTCCTCGGAGCCGCTCTCATCCTCGCTGGGATCGCCTTCATCGAGCTCTTTCCCTCGGAAGCTCCAATCCCCACCTACCCCGCCTGA